The Actinomycetota bacterium genome includes a region encoding these proteins:
- a CDS encoding aminomethyltransferase family protein yields the protein MSVGTAFYPREAEMNVKQAWNEWSGYFSAACYADFHDIEYNAIREAAALFDATPLYKYEMSGVDALRLIDRVIPRDARKLAVDRVWYTPWCDEDGAVVDDGTVARLDESTYRITSAHPCARWFSMNATGLDVRIDDVSEATAALALQGKLAREVLEGATRQDWSDVRYFGRRRSEIGGVEVDVTRTGYTGDRGYELWLPADGGLQVWDTLFEAGADYGIRPIGVRALDVARVEAGLIMVDVDYTSAKAALNDEQRYSPFELGLGGLVDFNGADFTGKRALQAEQRSGGPARRLVGLDIEWAGIERMFAAHDLAPEVSPMVTRSEIPLYKDNRQIGRATSTTWGPTIKKMIALASVDKEFAATGTRVSIEWTVEGEHGKVAATVVPTPFLDLERKRT from the coding sequence GTGAGCGTCGGCACCGCCTTCTACCCGCGCGAAGCGGAGATGAACGTCAAGCAGGCCTGGAACGAGTGGTCCGGCTACTTCTCGGCGGCCTGTTACGCCGACTTCCACGACATCGAGTACAACGCGATCCGTGAGGCCGCCGCCCTGTTCGACGCCACACCCCTGTACAAGTACGAGATGTCCGGCGTCGACGCCCTTCGCCTGATCGACCGGGTGATCCCGCGGGACGCGCGCAAGCTCGCCGTCGACCGCGTCTGGTACACGCCGTGGTGCGACGAGGACGGCGCCGTGGTCGACGACGGAACGGTGGCGCGCCTGGACGAGTCGACCTACCGGATCACCTCCGCCCACCCCTGCGCCCGCTGGTTCTCGATGAACGCCACCGGCCTCGACGTCCGGATCGACGACGTGTCCGAGGCGACGGCCGCCCTCGCGCTCCAGGGCAAACTCGCCCGCGAGGTTCTCGAGGGGGCGACGCGGCAGGACTGGTCCGACGTGCGGTACTTCGGTCGTCGGCGCAGCGAGATCGGCGGCGTGGAGGTCGACGTCACACGCACCGGCTACACCGGCGATCGTGGCTACGAGCTGTGGCTGCCGGCCGACGGAGGCCTGCAGGTGTGGGACACGCTGTTCGAGGCCGGCGCCGACTACGGGATCCGTCCGATCGGGGTCCGCGCGCTCGACGTCGCACGGGTCGAGGCCGGTCTGATCATGGTCGACGTGGACTACACGAGCGCGAAGGCCGCCCTGAACGACGAGCAACGCTACTCGCCCTTCGAACTGGGGCTCGGCGGCCTCGTCGACTTCAACGGCGCGGACTTCACGGGCAAGCGGGCACTCCAGGCCGAGCAGCGCTCGGGGGGTCCCGCCCGCCGGCTCGTCGGTCTCGACATCGAGTGGGCCGGCATCGAGCGGATGTTCGCCGCACATGACCTCGCGCCGGAGGTCTCACCGATGGTGACGCGCTCGGAGATCCCCCTGTACAAGGACAACAGGCAGATCGGCCGCGCGACCAGCACCACGTGGGGCCCGACGATCAAGAAGATGATCGCCTTGGCGTCGGTGGACAAGGAGTTCGCGGCGACGGGTACACGCGTCTCGATCGAGTGGACCGTCGAGGGCGAGCACGGCAAGGTGGCCGCGACCGTCGTCCCGACGCCGTTCCTCGACCTCGAGCGCAAGCGCACTTAG
- a CDS encoding alkaline phosphatase family protein: protein MSDARRPNRVPTIVLLALALVVTGAIAFAASTVAAIAVGILVVVAGIVALVVRARRRADPAHPTTAPDPGRRRLLAGAAAGGLGLVVVGAAGGRELKRFTAPDPGPILDGMATDVGAEYMELIRRGYHPERSGDLQLIVAPGSSSIYPQEAESLVENDPRTSHSQVWHYLERIPIAVYAPGIVTPSDSTERVSLADLAPTAATLMGFDFPAPDGVPLPGIETPSTPPKVIVTFVIDGGGWNVLAEHPDAWPNVRRMLRGSAVYRNAIVGSFPAVTACAHATIGTGAFPHAHGISGHNVRIDGEVVKAYGTAGEADPSFLLAPTLAEAWSAETGDGAWVGEIGYQIWHVGMMGRGGDRPLGDLPIATYWPETGANAWASLNPDIYRLPADVPPYARYEQLAADYATIAPPPSPYDLQGLKEACCAPPIVAYQGDLIEAAFRSEPIGHDDVTDLLYINFKSPDYAGHVYNFLDERTGRVLAEVDRQLGRLLDDLERRFRPGEYAVIFTADHGQCPPIDEVDGVRVDPIQLDADVDAEFSSRLLSVTQSVVPHEIYLAGGAMLDAGWRPEDIAAWLGDYRYRDNIGPYVPRNLVRRDLLGDKPFAAVFPLSYLESLQSRDLSRFGETAYPEADPGIPPVSW from the coding sequence ATGAGCGATGCGCGGCGTCCGAATCGTGTCCCGACGATCGTGCTGCTCGCGCTCGCCCTCGTCGTGACCGGGGCGATCGCGTTCGCGGCGAGCACTGTCGCCGCGATCGCCGTCGGGATCCTCGTCGTCGTCGCGGGCATCGTGGCGCTCGTCGTCCGAGCCCGCCGGCGCGCGGATCCCGCGCACCCCACGACCGCTCCCGATCCGGGACGCAGACGCCTGCTGGCGGGCGCCGCGGCCGGCGGCCTGGGGCTCGTGGTGGTCGGCGCCGCCGGAGGGCGCGAGCTGAAGCGGTTCACCGCGCCCGATCCGGGACCGATCCTCGATGGGATGGCGACCGACGTCGGCGCGGAGTACATGGAGCTGATCCGCCGCGGCTACCACCCCGAGCGGTCGGGCGACCTCCAGCTGATCGTGGCACCGGGCTCGAGCTCGATCTATCCGCAGGAGGCGGAGTCGCTCGTCGAGAACGACCCGCGCACGAGCCACTCGCAGGTGTGGCACTACCTCGAACGCATCCCGATCGCGGTCTACGCACCGGGGATCGTCACCCCGTCCGATTCCACCGAGCGCGTCAGCCTCGCGGATCTCGCGCCGACGGCCGCGACCCTGATGGGGTTCGATTTCCCCGCTCCCGACGGCGTGCCACTGCCGGGCATCGAAACCCCCTCCACCCCCCCCAAGGTGATCGTGACGTTCGTGATCGACGGCGGCGGGTGGAACGTCCTCGCGGAGCATCCCGACGCGTGGCCGAACGTCAGGCGGATGCTTCGCGGCAGCGCCGTGTACCGCAACGCGATCGTCGGCTCGTTCCCGGCGGTCACCGCGTGCGCGCACGCGACGATCGGGACGGGCGCGTTCCCGCATGCCCACGGGATCTCGGGCCACAACGTCCGGATCGACGGAGAGGTCGTGAAGGCGTACGGAACTGCGGGCGAGGCGGACCCCTCGTTCCTGCTCGCACCGACCCTGGCCGAGGCATGGAGCGCCGAGACCGGCGACGGGGCGTGGGTCGGCGAGATCGGCTACCAGATCTGGCACGTCGGCATGATGGGCCGCGGCGGCGACCGGCCCCTCGGCGATCTGCCGATCGCGACCTACTGGCCGGAGACCGGCGCGAACGCCTGGGCCTCACTCAACCCCGACATCTATCGCCTGCCTGCCGACGTCCCTCCGTACGCGCGATACGAACAGCTCGCGGCGGACTACGCGACGATCGCGCCACCTCCGTCGCCCTACGATCTCCAGGGCCTCAAGGAAGCGTGCTGCGCGCCCCCGATCGTCGCCTACCAAGGCGACCTGATCGAGGCCGCGTTCCGCTCCGAGCCGATCGGGCACGACGACGTGACCGATCTGCTCTACATCAACTTCAAGTCGCCGGACTACGCGGGGCACGTCTACAACTTCCTCGACGAGCGCACCGGCCGTGTCCTCGCCGAGGTCGACCGCCAGCTCGGACGGCTGCTCGACGACCTCGAGCGGCGTTTCCGTCCCGGCGAGTACGCGGTGATCTTCACCGCGGACCACGGTCAGTGCCCGCCGATCGACGAGGTGGACGGCGTGCGCGTCGACCCGATCCAGCTCGACGCCGACGTCGACGCCGAGTTCAGCAGCCGCCTGCTCAGCGTGACCCAGAGCGTCGTCCCGCACGAGATCTACCTCGCCGGCGGCGCGATGCTCGACGCGGGGTGGCGGCCCGAAGACATCGCCGCCTGGCTGGGCGACTACCGCTATCGCGACAACATCGGTCCGTACGTGCCGCGCAACCTCGTTCGACGCGATCTGCTCGGCGACAAACCCTTCGCCGCGGTGTTCCCGCTGTCGTACCTCGAGTCGCTCCAGAGCCGCGACCTGTCGAGGTTCGGGGAGACCGCCTACCCCGAGGCCGATCCGGGGATCCCGCCGGTCAGCTGGTAG
- a CDS encoding flavodoxin family protein: MLNCTLKKSPEISNTEALMHNVKHWWDGMGVETEIVRVVDFDVPFGVSSDEGHGDEWPQLLAKVKVADILCIGTPIWFGVRGSVAQMVIERLDGTYNERNAVGQYPLYNKVGCVVVTGNEDGAHAAAETTLFNLSHLGLTIPPNADTYWVGDAGPGPSYIEAGGPDHEYTKRTTRWMAHNAVHMARILKANPIPPEGNTFDEETQHSLHNG; encoded by the coding sequence ATGCTGAACTGCACCCTGAAGAAGTCTCCCGAGATCTCGAACACAGAGGCGTTGATGCACAACGTCAAGCACTGGTGGGACGGGATGGGCGTCGAGACCGAGATCGTGCGGGTCGTTGACTTCGACGTGCCCTTCGGCGTCTCCTCCGATGAGGGACACGGCGATGAGTGGCCGCAGCTGCTGGCAAAGGTCAAGGTGGCCGACATCCTCTGCATCGGCACCCCGATCTGGTTCGGGGTCCGGGGGAGCGTCGCCCAGATGGTGATCGAACGGCTCGACGGTACATACAACGAGCGCAACGCCGTGGGCCAATACCCCCTCTACAACAAGGTTGGCTGCGTCGTGGTCACGGGGAACGAGGACGGGGCGCACGCCGCGGCCGAGACCACCCTGTTCAACCTCTCGCATCTAGGTCTGACGATCCCGCCGAACGCGGACACATACTGGGTCGGTGATGCGGGTCCCGGTCCCAGCTACATCGAGGCCGGCGGACCGGACCACGAGTACACGAAGCGCACCACGCGATGGATGGCGCACAACGCGGTCCACATGGCGCGCATCCTGAAAGCGAACCCGATCCCTCCCGAGGGGAACACATTCGACGAGGAGACGCAGCATTCACTCCACAACGGGTAG
- a CDS encoding GrpB family protein produces the protein MTPDHDREGIGAPRLHSVRDITVGQPTRVDGPIHLSPADPRWPAVFAEEGRHLRKALGTRALRIEHVGSTSVPGLAAKPIIDVLVAVEDSSVEPAYVPPLEAAGYVLRIREPDWYEHRVLKGPAKGPALDSNVHVFSEGCEEIERMLRFRDRLRSDADDRELYEQAKRELAARRWTYVQDYADAKSAVVERILRRVPTAPPTTLRRKD, from the coding sequence GTGACGCCGGACCACGACCGCGAAGGGATCGGAGCGCCGAGGCTGCACAGCGTCCGCGACATCACGGTCGGCCAGCCGACCAGGGTCGACGGACCGATCCACCTGTCTCCCGCGGACCCTCGATGGCCGGCCGTCTTCGCGGAGGAGGGTCGACATCTGCGCAAGGCGCTCGGGACGCGAGCCCTCCGGATCGAGCACGTCGGATCGACGTCGGTCCCCGGGCTCGCCGCGAAGCCGATCATCGACGTCCTGGTGGCCGTCGAGGACTCGTCGGTCGAACCGGCCTACGTCCCTCCCCTGGAAGCGGCCGGGTACGTCCTGCGGATACGCGAGCCGGACTGGTACGAGCACCGCGTCCTCAAGGGCCCGGCCAAGGGCCCGGCCCTGGACAGCAACGTCCACGTCTTCTCGGAGGGATGCGAAGAGATCGAGCGGATGCTCCGCTTCCGCGATCGCCTTCGCTCCGACGCCGACGACCGGGAGCTGTACGAACAGGCCAAGCGCGAACTCGCCGCCCGCCGATGGACCTACGTCCAGGACTACGCGGACGCGAAGTCGGCGGTCGTCGAACGGATCCTGCGCCGGGTCCCTACGGCACCTCCAACAACGCTCAGGCGCAAGGACTGA
- the smpB gene encoding SsrA-binding protein SmpB — protein MSRGKTAAAGEKTVVSNRKAGHDYEILERLEAGMQLTGQEVKSLRGGHGSLTEAYARVRDGELWLEGMHIPPYEQGDKRAYDPVRPRKLLIHRGEIERLIGKQAEKGLSLVPMRVYFTHGIAKLELGLGKGRRAFEKREAIAKREHDREMQQELGRRR, from the coding sequence GTGTCGCGGGGCAAGACTGCCGCCGCGGGGGAGAAGACCGTCGTCTCCAACCGCAAGGCCGGCCACGACTACGAGATCCTCGAGCGCCTCGAGGCCGGCATGCAGCTCACCGGGCAAGAGGTCAAGTCGCTGCGGGGAGGCCACGGCTCGCTCACCGAGGCCTACGCCCGGGTCCGTGATGGGGAGCTGTGGCTCGAGGGCATGCACATCCCCCCCTACGAACAGGGGGACAAGCGCGCCTACGATCCTGTACGGCCGCGCAAGCTGCTGATCCATCGCGGCGAGATCGAGCGGCTGATCGGCAAACAGGCCGAGAAGGGCCTCTCGCTGGTCCCGATGCGGGTCTACTTCACGCACGGGATCGCGAAGCTCGAGCTGGGGCTCGGCAAGGGGCGGCGAGCTTTCGAGAAACGCGAGGCGATCGCGAAGCGCGAGCACGACCGCGAGATGCAGCAGGAGCTCGGCCGTCGCCGCTGA
- the ftsX gene encoding permease-like cell division protein FtsX: MARLDYYFRETVTGLRRNGLVVFAAISTAFIALLLLGMALLIRQEVDLIIADTTGRVEVVVYLQDDLGQDAQQRLNELLTGLSVVSEVAYESKEDAYERAVALFGQESAIIANVSEDAFPASFRVKLTEPEDYKVVVAAVDGQPGILRVSAQQEVVDRLLAVTSLFRDGVLILAFVMLIASAILIANTVRMGLFARRREIGIMKLVGATNWRIRVPFLIEGVIEGLVGAALAIGVLFVAKTIFIDPLYDSIQFVKWIQTSDVLATIPLMLIAGVVVSLAASVLAMRRFLDV; the protein is encoded by the coding sequence ATGGCGCGCCTCGACTACTATTTCCGGGAGACCGTTACCGGCCTGCGCCGCAACGGTCTCGTCGTATTCGCCGCGATCTCCACGGCCTTCATCGCCCTGCTGCTGCTCGGCATGGCGCTGCTGATCCGCCAAGAGGTCGACCTCATCATCGCGGACACCACGGGCCGGGTCGAGGTGGTCGTCTACCTGCAGGACGATCTCGGACAGGACGCCCAACAGCGGCTGAACGAGCTGCTGACCGGCCTCTCGGTGGTTTCCGAGGTGGCGTACGAATCGAAGGAGGACGCGTACGAGCGGGCCGTCGCGCTGTTCGGCCAGGAGTCAGCGATCATCGCCAACGTCTCGGAAGATGCGTTCCCCGCGTCGTTCCGGGTCAAGCTCACCGAACCCGAGGACTACAAGGTCGTGGTCGCCGCGGTCGACGGGCAGCCGGGGATCCTCCGTGTCTCCGCGCAGCAGGAGGTGGTCGACCGGTTGTTGGCGGTCACCAGTCTGTTCCGCGACGGCGTGCTGATCCTGGCGTTCGTGATGCTGATCGCCTCGGCGATCCTGATCGCGAACACCGTCCGCATGGGGCTGTTCGCGCGGCGGCGGGAGATCGGGATCATGAAGCTCGTCGGGGCCACGAACTGGCGGATCAGGGTGCCGTTCCTGATCGAGGGAGTGATCGAAGGGCTGGTGGGGGCCGCCCTGGCGATCGGGGTGCTCTTCGTCGCCAAGACGATCTTCATCGATCCCCTCTACGACAGCATCCAGTTCGTGAAGTGGATCCAAACCTCGGACGTGCTCGCGACGATCCCGCTGATGCTTATCGCGGGCGTCGTGGTGTCGCTGGCCGCGAGCGTGCTCGCGATGCGCCGGTTCCTCGACGTCTAG
- the ftsE gene encoding cell division ATP-binding protein FtsE has product MISLQHVTKVYKGNILALDDVTVDIDKGEFVFVVGPSGSGKSTMMRLLLKEEHPSNGAIYVAGKNLDKLTPWRVPYLRRNIGTVFQDFKLLQDKTVFENVSFALDVIGKQKTVIDQRVPEILDYVGLGDKLNNYPDELSGGEQQRVSIARACVNRPLVLLADEPTGNLDPQTSVDIMRLLDKVNRIGTTVVMATHDQAIVDAMRRRVIELEDGHVVRDQARGVYS; this is encoded by the coding sequence ATGATCAGTCTTCAGCACGTCACGAAGGTCTATAAGGGCAATATCCTCGCGTTGGACGACGTCACCGTCGACATCGACAAGGGTGAGTTCGTCTTCGTCGTCGGGCCGTCCGGTTCGGGCAAGTCGACGATGATGCGGTTGCTGCTCAAAGAAGAGCATCCGTCGAACGGCGCGATCTACGTCGCGGGCAAGAACCTCGACAAGCTGACACCCTGGCGGGTCCCGTACCTGCGCCGCAACATCGGTACGGTGTTCCAGGACTTCAAGCTGCTGCAGGACAAGACGGTGTTCGAGAACGTCTCGTTCGCACTCGATGTGATCGGCAAGCAGAAGACCGTGATCGACCAGCGCGTTCCCGAGATCCTCGACTACGTGGGGCTGGGGGACAAGCTGAACAACTACCCCGACGAGCTGTCCGGCGGCGAGCAGCAGCGCGTGTCGATCGCGCGCGCCTGCGTCAACCGGCCGCTCGTGCTGCTGGCCGACGAGCCCACGGGGAACCTCGATCCCCAGACCTCCGTGGACATCATGCGGCTGCTCGACAAGGTCAACCGGATCGGCACCACCGTCGTGATGGCCACCCACGACCAGGCGATCGTCGACGCGATGCGACGCCGGGTGATCGAGCTCGAGGACGGCCATGTCGTCCGCGACCAGGCGCGCGGGGTCTACAGCTAG
- a CDS encoding YfhO family protein, whose amino-acid sequence MRATADPVERPAQAPVAPEARDRLRRVALAAAGPALIVVLTVFAMRAFVFDTALTNQHSDILSFILPRLSFLGRSLAEGHVPLWNPFHFAGAPYVADPQSGWLYLPPMLLFSMLSPGAAMRAYIVWNPLLAGLGMFAFLRLERLGRPAATVGGASIAIALAASAVAISLPFAGAIAWTTVVLVGAAGYMRTDRLSRRVAWLGLAAFGWGQVANAHMSHGLAVCTLLVTAYLIAHAVKDARADDRTGWRAAGVVVAFLVVLPLANLAIFLPRLDYIARSSLGDGYNALAEPLGRDRLGGRPIMTNGVWSGWPFALGASPGAYVGALVLLCVPAALRTRRHRALVWGLGVAGAVAYVATLNVLVTADAFRSFVLQLPFGDVYLHNPGRLRYLAYLVIPALGAVGLQALIDRPLPWRIAARWLAAGVLLWLAVPLLAHAEPVRFGSLAVGIAIAVPVLLAVGQRKRWAVVAVPLVLAVELIGSATYSQVYEGGTIYLGLEGPDRPNLVPGPLRAPEVPERDFLDPGEIGAVLADSPDRYLTWVRPAAYYVKGYLWAQEPRDWPSMANERGTLFGARDVLGYNPVQPAGYWTYIRATNPLTTFYNASVLNEPTIEDLRLLGARYLIVAEGQGPSVPARLVRRDDGYDLYEIEGWQPLVSVVTDVQVVDGSGASLDAVLTGGFDPALEAVVETDPGFEPEPGEGSAGGAVTSIDERTPEDVRIAVDTGADALVVVRTNWDEGWSATVDGAAAAVLRTDHFLMGVPVPPGRHEIRLTYRDPAVGRGIVTSGLVWLALLAAGLGAVVAERRRRATLEV is encoded by the coding sequence GTGCGCGCAACCGCCGATCCCGTCGAGCGTCCCGCGCAGGCTCCCGTGGCGCCCGAGGCCCGCGATCGCCTGCGCCGCGTCGCCCTCGCCGCCGCCGGGCCGGCACTGATCGTCGTCCTGACGGTGTTCGCGATGCGCGCGTTCGTCTTCGACACGGCGCTGACGAACCAGCACTCCGACATCTTGTCGTTCATCCTGCCCCGCCTGTCGTTCCTGGGCCGGTCTCTCGCCGAGGGTCACGTGCCGCTGTGGAACCCCTTCCACTTCGCGGGCGCTCCGTACGTCGCCGATCCACAGTCGGGCTGGCTCTACCTGCCGCCGATGCTGCTGTTCTCCATGCTCTCCCCCGGGGCGGCGATGCGCGCCTACATCGTGTGGAACCCGTTGCTCGCCGGGCTCGGCATGTTCGCGTTCCTTCGACTCGAGCGCCTCGGGCGGCCGGCGGCCACCGTGGGCGGGGCCTCGATCGCGATCGCCCTCGCGGCCTCGGCCGTCGCGATCTCGCTGCCGTTCGCCGGTGCGATCGCGTGGACGACCGTCGTCCTGGTCGGCGCGGCCGGATACATGCGCACCGACCGGCTCTCGCGTCGTGTCGCCTGGCTGGGTCTCGCGGCGTTCGGATGGGGCCAGGTCGCGAACGCCCACATGAGCCACGGCCTCGCGGTCTGCACCCTCCTCGTGACCGCCTACCTCATCGCACACGCGGTGAAGGACGCGCGGGCCGACGATCGCACCGGCTGGCGAGCGGCCGGGGTCGTGGTCGCGTTCCTCGTCGTTCTGCCGCTCGCGAACCTCGCGATCTTCCTTCCTCGCCTGGACTACATCGCGCGCTCGAGCCTCGGGGACGGGTACAACGCACTGGCCGAACCGCTGGGACGCGACCGCCTCGGCGGACGGCCGATCATGACGAACGGCGTGTGGAGCGGATGGCCGTTCGCCCTCGGCGCATCGCCGGGCGCCTACGTCGGAGCACTCGTCCTGCTGTGCGTGCCGGCCGCCCTGCGGACACGGCGTCACCGCGCGCTCGTCTGGGGTCTCGGCGTCGCCGGCGCGGTCGCGTACGTCGCGACGCTCAACGTCCTCGTGACCGCGGACGCGTTCCGCAGCTTCGTTCTCCAGCTGCCGTTCGGCGACGTATACCTGCACAACCCGGGGCGGCTGCGATACCTCGCCTATCTCGTGATCCCCGCCCTCGGCGCCGTCGGGCTCCAGGCGCTGATCGACCGGCCCCTCCCGTGGCGCATCGCGGCCCGGTGGCTGGCCGCGGGCGTCCTCCTCTGGCTCGCCGTTCCCCTGCTGGCCCACGCGGAGCCGGTACGGTTCGGATCGCTCGCGGTCGGGATCGCGATCGCGGTTCCCGTGCTGCTGGCGGTCGGTCAGCGCAAGCGCTGGGCGGTCGTGGCGGTTCCGCTCGTCCTCGCGGTCGAGCTGATCGGCAGCGCCACCTATTCGCAGGTCTACGAGGGTGGAACGATCTACCTCGGCTTGGAGGGCCCCGACCGCCCGAACCTCGTCCCGGGCCCACTGCGCGCACCGGAGGTCCCGGAGCGGGACTTCCTGGACCCGGGCGAGATCGGCGCCGTCCTTGCCGACTCGCCCGACCGCTACCTGACCTGGGTCCGGCCCGCCGCCTACTACGTGAAGGGCTATCTCTGGGCGCAGGAACCGCGCGATTGGCCGTCGATGGCGAACGAACGGGGCACCCTGTTCGGCGCGCGCGACGTGCTGGGCTACAACCCGGTCCAACCCGCCGGCTACTGGACCTACATCCGTGCGACGAACCCGCTGACGACCTTCTACAACGCGTCGGTCCTCAACGAGCCGACGATCGAGGACCTTCGGTTGCTCGGTGCGCGCTACCTGATCGTCGCCGAGGGTCAGGGACCGAGCGTCCCGGCGCGGCTCGTGCGCCGCGACGACGGCTACGACCTCTACGAGATCGAAGGGTGGCAGCCGCTGGTCTCGGTCGTCACCGACGTGCAGGTCGTCGACGGGAGCGGCGCATCCCTGGACGCCGTGCTCACCGGCGGCTTCGATCCCGCCCTGGAGGCGGTCGTCGAGACCGATCCCGGGTTCGAGCCCGAGCCGGGCGAGGGTTCCGCGGGGGGGGCCGTCACCTCGATCGACGAGCGGACACCCGAGGACGTTCGGATCGCCGTCGATACGGGAGCCGACGCGCTCGTCGTGGTCCGCACGAACTGGGACGAGGGATGGAGCGCGACCGTCGACGGAGCGGCGGCGGCGGTGCTCCGGACCGATCACTTCCTGATGGGCGTGCCGGTTCCGCCCGGCCGGCATGAGATCCGGCTCACCTATCGCGACCCGGCGGTCGGTCGCGGCATCGTGACTTCCGGCCTCGTCTGGCTCGCGCTGCTCGCCGCAGGGCTCGGAGCCGTCGTGGCGGAACGCCGTCGCCGGGCGACGCTCGAGGTCTAG